In Plasmodium brasilianum strain Bolivian I chromosome 1, whole genome shotgun sequence, a single genomic region encodes these proteins:
- a CDS encoding prodrug activation and resistance esterase, whose protein sequence is MASVRSTEKAMKKGGSGCTLAANLKLDGKPKVDSFNNKDGLSIKTYSWQVKDPQGIMFLVHGLNTHVRLEYLRHNVEIEGNNERAVLKDADNYYIYKGSWIEHLNKQGYSVYGLDLQGHGQSDGWKNLKTNVKKFDDIVYDVLQYINRVHDTLCLSHKRGTNGSIHDNITNTKIPPFYIMGLSMGGNIVLRILEILGKSKDSNNKLNIRGCISLAGMISIDELATKASYKYFYIPFSKFFATFFPSLRISPTLHFKKFPYINDIFHFDKNRYNKAITCKLGYELLSAIENLNNDMVHLPKNIPILFIHSKQDSACFFGGVQTFYNKIDSDKKELHILEDMDHVLTMEPGNEQVLKKVIEWLSNVS, encoded by the coding sequence ATGGCCTCTGTTCGTTCGACGGAGAAGGCCATGAAAAAAGGGGGAAGTGGTTGTACGCTAGCTGCAAATTTAAAGCTAGATGGAAAACCAAAAGTGGATTcgtttaataataaagacGGTTTATCAATAAAGACATACTCATGGCAAGTTAAGGACCCCCAAGGTATTATGTTTTTAGTGCATGGTTTAAATACGCATGTAAGATTAGAGTATTTAAGGCATAATGTGGAAATAGAAGGAAATAATGAAAGAGCTGTATTGAAAGATGCTGacaattattacatatacaaaGGTAGTTGGATAGAGCATTTAAATAAACAGGGTTACTCAGTATATGGTTTAGATTTACAAGGACATGGCCAATCGGATGGatggaaaaatttaaagacgAATGTAAAAAAGTTCGATGATATAGTATATGATgtattacaatatattaatagaGTACATGATACGTTATGTTTATCACATAAAAGAGGTACTAATGGATCTATTCATGATAATATTACTAATACAAAAATTCCaccattttatattatgggTCTATCTATGGGGGGTAACATAGTTTTAAGAATTTTAGAAATTTTAGGTAAATCAAaagatagtaataataaattaaatatacgaGGTTGTATATCATTAGCTGGTATGATATCAATAGACGAGTTAGCAACAAAAgcatcatataaatatttttatatccctttttcaaaattttttgctACCTTTTTTCCAAGTTTAAGAATTAGTCCCacattacattttaaaaaatttccatATATTAATGACATTTTTCACTTTgataaaaatagatataataaaGCTATAACATGTAAACTAGGTTATGAACTTTTAAGTGcaatagaaaatttaaataacgATATGGTACACTTACCTAAAAATATACCAATACTCTTTATACATTCAAAGCAAGATAGTGCTTGTTTCTTTGGAGGGGTTcaaacattttataataaaattgattcagataaaaaagaattacacATTTTAGAAGATATGGATCATGTGTTAACAATGGAACCGGGCAATGAACAAGTCTTAAAAAAAGTCATTGAGTGGCTTTCGAATGTTTCTTAA
- a CDS encoding lysophospholipase, whose translation MAENFEETAPDSQVMTVQNNFEESLDGNPKLGSFVNKNGLLLKTYAWLVKYPIGIMILVHALNSHVRFEYLNHNVDIQSNDKVVLKDADNFYIYKDSWVEHLNKQGFSVYGLDMQGHGESECYQNVKTHINEFDDFTEDILQYMNIIHNSLSQEEDEHTGSIGSETTSGLSSNGGYLPSDQGSTGIDEAGDLSGIGSEGTTSVQGSTNGSDLPNGCSNISCSVKGSKKKVPPFFLMGLSMGGNVVLRTLEQIGKSEEDSDNRKLNIRGGITLGGMISIDSLKEKPIFKYFYLPISKVANYVFPTQRFGPSLNFEMFPYVNDLYAFDKHCYHKPVTNKLCNELLKAVDNLHNDMNYIPKNIPLLIVHSVLDSACCYKGVKNFFKKLETENKEMFTLEDMDHVLPLEPGNERVLMKVSDWITQRVDAIRCADCDDCSDSNDDNGSAACSGDASSIDDNGSTACSGDASSIDDNGSTACSGDVRSRSDNDNVSSSCAEDEVSSCGN comes from the coding sequence ATGGCAGAAAATTTCGAAGAAACCGCTCCAGATAGTCAGGTGATGACTGTACAGAACAATTTTGAAGAAAGTCTAGATGGAAATCCCAAATTAGGTTCATTTGTTAATAAGAATGGGCTGTTGCTTAAGACATATGCGTGGTTAGTTAAGTATCCAATAGGTATTATGATATTAGTGCATGCTTTAAATTCTCATGTTCgttttgaatatttaaatcATAACGTAGATATACAAAGTAATGATAAGGTTGTATTAAAAGATGCGGACAActtttacatatacaaagATAGCTGGGTAGAGCATTTAAATAAACAGGGGTTCTCAGTATATGGATTAGATATGCAAGGTCATGGTGAATCTGAGTGTTATCAAAATGTAAAAACGCACATAAATGAATTTGACGACTTCACTGAAGACATATTACAGTATATGAACATAATTCACAATTCGCTATCCCAGGAGGAGGATGAGCATACAGGTAGCATTGGAAGTGAGACAACAAGTGGACTAAGTAGCAACGGAGGTTATCTTCCAAGTGATCAAGGAAGTACTGGAATTGATGAAGCAGGTGATCTAAGCGGCATTGGAAGTGAAGGAACAACAAGTGTTCAGGGAAGCACTAATGGTAGTGACCTTCCAAATGGTTGCAGCAACATTAGCTGCAGTGTTAAGGGTTCAAAGAAGAAGGTCCCGCCGTTCTTTTTAATGGGTTTATCAATGGGAGGTAATGTGGTATTACGAACTTTAGAACAAATTGGTAAATCTGAGGAAGATAGTGataatagaaaattaaatataagagGAGGTATAACACTAGGTGGAATGATATCAATTGATAGTTTAAAGGAAAAAcctatttttaaatacttcTACTTGCCTATATCTAAAGTAGCAAATTATGTTTTCCCAACTCAAAGATTTGGTCCATCCTTAAATTTTGAGATGTTTCCATATGTTAATGATTTATATGCTTTTGATAAGCATTGTTATCATAAGCCTGTAACTAATAAGCTTTGTAATGAACTTTTAAAAGCAGTAGACAACTTACATAATGATATGAATTATATCCCTAAAAACATTCCACTGTTGATTGTTCATTCAGTGTTAGATAGTGCTTGTTGTTACAAAGGggttaaaaattttttcaaaaaattagaaaCAGAAAATAAGGAAATGTTTACTTTAGAGGATATGGATCATGTACTTCCCCTGGAGCCTGGAAATGAGAGGGTCTTAATGAAGGTCAGCGACTGGATAACGCAAAGAGTGGATGCAATCCGCTGTGCAGATTGCGATGATTGCAGTGATAGTAACGATGATAATGGAAGTGCTGCATGTAGCGGAGATGCCAGTAGTATCGATGATAATGGAAGTACCGCATGTAGCGGAGATGCCAGTAGTATCGATGATAATGGAAGTACCGCATGTAGCGGAGATGTCCGTAGTAGAAGCGATAATGACAATGTTAGCAGCAGCTGCGCCGAAGACGAAGTCAGCAGTTGCGGTAACTGA